Proteins found in one Oncorhynchus tshawytscha isolate Ot180627B unplaced genomic scaffold, Otsh_v2.0 Un_contig_7101_pilon_pilon, whole genome shotgun sequence genomic segment:
- the nup50 gene encoding nuclear pore complex protein Nup50 isoform X5, translating to MAKRIADKELTDRNWDQEDEGEEAGTFSIASDDVMKSRPIKKAKRRAAGSEGQSGGAVKVFKGFSLAPTSGTGPAAEGITAFSGFGNGVGFKPLSGLSNGNSGKPVTPALTGFTSPTATKTTTPGSLTFSGPSSSAVITGQQSNGSSPAVSSRSLSSSLSSNSGNNQEYSRQLTALNCSVRDWITKHVNGNPLCDLNPIFRDYEKHLASIDKKYGGSGGTGAVTGVAVVADGGSESSSRAEEPEEKRAVSTPPPPSSSAAGSTATVPVFSFSKDKDGSATAPGDSSAAPIPAGISFSLGQKGNSSVLGSLSTGGAPSVSSSSLFGGAAPPAFSFSGAKAEAAPTQTTDGNGEESDEPPKVEVQEIKETDAFYSKKCKLFYKKETEFKEKGVGTLHLKTTSDGKTQLLVRADTNLGNILLNILVQPSILCSRMGKNNVMVMCVPNPVVDHNNPTNPVAMLIRVKTAEDADELHNILEEKKA from the exons GCAGGGACATTTTCCATCGCTAGTGATGATGTGATGAAGAGCAGGCCCATCAAGAAGGCCAAGCGTCGTGCTGCTGGTTCAGAG GGGCAGAGTGGAGGAGCAGTCAAAGTGTTTAAAGGGTTCTCCCTGGCCCCTACATCGGGAACCGGGCCAGCCGCTGAGGGGATCACAGCCTTCTCCGGGTTCGGGAATGGGGTAGGGTTTAAACCCCTGTCTGGGCTGTCCAATGGGAACAGTGGCAAACCTGTCACTCCAGCCCTCACCGGGTTCACCTCGCCTACTGCCACCAAGACCACCACACCAG gtTCATTAACATTCAGCGGCCCCTCCTCCAGTGCTGTCATCACAGGGCAGCAGTCTAATGGGTCCTCCCCCGCGGTTTCCAGTCGgtctctcagctcctctctctcctctaacagcgGTAACAACCAGGAATACAGTAGGCAGCTCACAGCTCTCAACTGCTCTGTCAGGGACTGGATCACCAAGCACGTCAACGGAAACCCTCTCTGTGACCTAAACCCCATCTTCAGGGACTATGAAAAGCACCTGGCCAGCATCGATAAGAAGTACGGAGGGAGTGGAGGGACTGGAGCTGTGACTGGAGTTGCTGTGGTGGCGGACGGAGGCTCAGAGAGCAGTAGCAGAGCAGAGGAACCAGAGGAGAAGCGGGCAGTcagtacaccaccaccaccctcctctaGCGCCGCCGGCTCGACCGCCACGGTGCCGGTGTTCTCCTTCAGTAAGGACAAGGACGGCAGCGCTACGGCCCCGGGGGACAGCTCAGCCGCTCCGATCCCCGCTGGCATCAGCTTTAGCTTGGGCCAGAAGGGGAACAGCTCAGTATTGGGGTCTCTGAGCACCGGAGGAGCTCctagtgtctcctcctcctccctgtttgGAGGCGCTGCTCCTCCTGCCTTCTCCTTCAGTGGGGCCAAAGCGGAGGCTGCCCCCACCCAGACCACAG ATGGAAACGGGGAGGAGTCGGATGAACCTCCCAAAGTGGAAGTCCAGGAGATTAAGGAGACTGACGCGTTCTACTCCAAAAA GTGTAAACTGTTCTATAAGAAAGAGACTGAGTTCAAGGAGAAGGGAGTTGGAACGCTGCATCTGAAAACCACCTCAGACGGAAAGACACAGCTGCTAGTCCGCGCTGACACCAACCTGG gtaACATCCTGTTGAACATCCTGGTCCAGCCCTCCATACTCTGTTCCAGGATGGGAAAGAACAACGTGATGGTGATGTGTGTTCCTAACCCTGTCGTGGACCACAACAACCCTACCAACCCTGTCGCCATGCTCATCAGGGTCAAAACAGCAGAGGACGCTGATGAACTGCACAACATACTGGAGGAGAAGAAAGCTTAG
- the nup50 gene encoding nuclear pore complex protein Nup50 isoform X2, whose product MAKRIADKELTDRNWDQEDEGEEAGTFSIASDDVMKSRPIKKAKRRAAGSEGQSGGAVKVFKGFSLAPTSGTGPAAEGITAFSGFGNGVGFKPLSGLSNGNSGKPVTPALTGFTSPTATKTTTPGSLTFSGPSSSAVITGQQSNGSSPAVSSRSLSSSLSSNSGNNQEYSRQLTALNCSVRDWITKHVNGNPLCDLNPIFRDYEKHLASIDKKYGGSGGTGAVTGVAVVADGGSESSSRAEEPEEKRAVSTPPPPSSSAAGSTATVPVFSFSKDKDGSATAPGDSSAAPIPAGISFSLGQKGNSSVLGSLSTGGAPSVSSSSLFGGAAPPAFSFSGAKAEAAPTQTTDGNGEESDEPPKVEVQEIKETDAFYSKKCKLFYKKETEFKEKGVGTLHLKTTSDGKTQLLVRADTNLGNILLNILVQPSSITPPSPPGNILLNILVQPSILCSRMGKNNVMVMCVPNPVVDHNNPTNPVAMLIRVKTAEDADELHNILEEKKA is encoded by the exons GCAGGGACATTTTCCATCGCTAGTGATGATGTGATGAAGAGCAGGCCCATCAAGAAGGCCAAGCGTCGTGCTGCTGGTTCAGAG GGGCAGAGTGGAGGAGCAGTCAAAGTGTTTAAAGGGTTCTCCCTGGCCCCTACATCGGGAACCGGGCCAGCCGCTGAGGGGATCACAGCCTTCTCCGGGTTCGGGAATGGGGTAGGGTTTAAACCCCTGTCTGGGCTGTCCAATGGGAACAGTGGCAAACCTGTCACTCCAGCCCTCACCGGGTTCACCTCGCCTACTGCCACCAAGACCACCACACCAG gtTCATTAACATTCAGCGGCCCCTCCTCCAGTGCTGTCATCACAGGGCAGCAGTCTAATGGGTCCTCCCCCGCGGTTTCCAGTCGgtctctcagctcctctctctcctctaacagcgGTAACAACCAGGAATACAGTAGGCAGCTCACAGCTCTCAACTGCTCTGTCAGGGACTGGATCACCAAGCACGTCAACGGAAACCCTCTCTGTGACCTAAACCCCATCTTCAGGGACTATGAAAAGCACCTGGCCAGCATCGATAAGAAGTACGGAGGGAGTGGAGGGACTGGAGCTGTGACTGGAGTTGCTGTGGTGGCGGACGGAGGCTCAGAGAGCAGTAGCAGAGCAGAGGAACCAGAGGAGAAGCGGGCAGTcagtacaccaccaccaccctcctctaGCGCCGCCGGCTCGACCGCCACGGTGCCGGTGTTCTCCTTCAGTAAGGACAAGGACGGCAGCGCTACGGCCCCGGGGGACAGCTCAGCCGCTCCGATCCCCGCTGGCATCAGCTTTAGCTTGGGCCAGAAGGGGAACAGCTCAGTATTGGGGTCTCTGAGCACCGGAGGAGCTCctagtgtctcctcctcctccctgtttgGAGGCGCTGCTCCTCCTGCCTTCTCCTTCAGTGGGGCCAAAGCGGAGGCTGCCCCCACCCAGACCACAG ATGGAAACGGGGAGGAGTCGGATGAACCTCCCAAAGTGGAAGTCCAGGAGATTAAGGAGACTGACGCGTTCTACTCCAAAAA GTGTAAACTGTTCTATAAGAAAGAGACTGAGTTCAAGGAGAAGGGAGTTGGAACGCTGCATCTGAAAACCACCTCAGACGGAAAGACACAGCTGCTAGTCCGCGCTGACACCAACCTGGGT AACATCCTGTTGAACATCCTGGTCCAGCCCTCATCAATaacacccccctctcctccaggtaACATCCTGTTGAACATCCTGGTCCAGCCCTCCATACTCTGTTCCAGGATGGGAAAGAACAACGTGATGGTGATGTGTGTTCCTAACCCTGTCGTGGACCACAACAACCCTACCAACCCTGTCGCCATGCTCATCAGGGTCAAAACAGCAGAGGACGCTGATGAACTGCACAACATACTGGAGGAGAAGAAAGCTTAG
- the nup50 gene encoding nuclear pore complex protein Nup50 isoform X3 encodes MAKRIADKELTDRNWDQEDEGEECSDGVHQAGTFSIASDDVMKSRPIKKAKRRAAGSEGQSGGAVKVFKGFSLAPTSGTGPAAEGITAFSGFGNGVGFKPLSGLSNGNSGKPVTPALTGFTSPTATKTTTPGSLTFSGPSSSAVITGQQSNGSSPAVSSRSLSSSLSSNSGNNQEYSRQLTALNCSVRDWITKHVNGNPLCDLNPIFRDYEKHLASIDKKYGGSGGTGAVTGVAVVADGGSESSSRAEEPEEKRAVSTPPPPSSSAAGSTATVPVFSFSKDKDGSATAPGDSSAAPIPAGISFSLGQKGNSSVLGSLSTGGAPSVSSSSLFGGAAPPAFSFSGAKAEAAPTQTTDGNGEESDEPPKVEVQEIKETDAFYSKKCKLFYKKETEFKEKGVGTLHLKTTSDGKTQLLVRADTNLGNILLNILVQPSILCSRMGKNNVMVMCVPNPVVDHNNPTNPVAMLIRVKTAEDADELHNILEEKKA; translated from the exons TGTTCTGATGGTGTTCATCAGGCAGGGACATTTTCCATCGCTAGTGATGATGTGATGAAGAGCAGGCCCATCAAGAAGGCCAAGCGTCGTGCTGCTGGTTCAGAG GGGCAGAGTGGAGGAGCAGTCAAAGTGTTTAAAGGGTTCTCCCTGGCCCCTACATCGGGAACCGGGCCAGCCGCTGAGGGGATCACAGCCTTCTCCGGGTTCGGGAATGGGGTAGGGTTTAAACCCCTGTCTGGGCTGTCCAATGGGAACAGTGGCAAACCTGTCACTCCAGCCCTCACCGGGTTCACCTCGCCTACTGCCACCAAGACCACCACACCAG gtTCATTAACATTCAGCGGCCCCTCCTCCAGTGCTGTCATCACAGGGCAGCAGTCTAATGGGTCCTCCCCCGCGGTTTCCAGTCGgtctctcagctcctctctctcctctaacagcgGTAACAACCAGGAATACAGTAGGCAGCTCACAGCTCTCAACTGCTCTGTCAGGGACTGGATCACCAAGCACGTCAACGGAAACCCTCTCTGTGACCTAAACCCCATCTTCAGGGACTATGAAAAGCACCTGGCCAGCATCGATAAGAAGTACGGAGGGAGTGGAGGGACTGGAGCTGTGACTGGAGTTGCTGTGGTGGCGGACGGAGGCTCAGAGAGCAGTAGCAGAGCAGAGGAACCAGAGGAGAAGCGGGCAGTcagtacaccaccaccaccctcctctaGCGCCGCCGGCTCGACCGCCACGGTGCCGGTGTTCTCCTTCAGTAAGGACAAGGACGGCAGCGCTACGGCCCCGGGGGACAGCTCAGCCGCTCCGATCCCCGCTGGCATCAGCTTTAGCTTGGGCCAGAAGGGGAACAGCTCAGTATTGGGGTCTCTGAGCACCGGAGGAGCTCctagtgtctcctcctcctccctgtttgGAGGCGCTGCTCCTCCTGCCTTCTCCTTCAGTGGGGCCAAAGCGGAGGCTGCCCCCACCCAGACCACAG ATGGAAACGGGGAGGAGTCGGATGAACCTCCCAAAGTGGAAGTCCAGGAGATTAAGGAGACTGACGCGTTCTACTCCAAAAA GTGTAAACTGTTCTATAAGAAAGAGACTGAGTTCAAGGAGAAGGGAGTTGGAACGCTGCATCTGAAAACCACCTCAGACGGAAAGACACAGCTGCTAGTCCGCGCTGACACCAACCTGG gtaACATCCTGTTGAACATCCTGGTCCAGCCCTCCATACTCTGTTCCAGGATGGGAAAGAACAACGTGATGGTGATGTGTGTTCCTAACCCTGTCGTGGACCACAACAACCCTACCAACCCTGTCGCCATGCTCATCAGGGTCAAAACAGCAGAGGACGCTGATGAACTGCACAACATACTGGAGGAGAAGAAAGCTTAG
- the nup50 gene encoding nuclear pore complex protein Nup50 isoform X4, giving the protein MAKRIADKELTDRNWDQEDEGEECSDGVHQAGTFSIASDDVMKSRPIKKAKRRAAGSEGQSGGAVKVFKGFSLAPTSGTGPAAEGITAFSGFGNGVGFKPLSGLSNGNSGKPVTPALTGFTSPTATKTTTPGSLTFSGPSSSAVITGQQSNGSSPAVSSRSLSSSLSSNSGNNQEYSRQLTALNCSVRDWITKHVNGNPLCDLNPIFRDYEKHLASIDKKYGGSGGTGAVTGVAVVADGGSESSSRAEEPEEKRAVSTPPPPSSSAAGSTATVPVFSFSKDKDGSATAPGDSSAAPIPAGISFSLGQKGNSSVLGSLSTGGAPSVSSSSLFGGAAPPAFSFSGAKAEAAPTQTTDGNGEESDEPPKVEVQEIKETDAFYSKKCKLFYKKETEFKEKGVGTLHLKTTSDGKTQLLVRADTNLETADTNLGMLLNLIQRPLTPTWVCYLTLSRDR; this is encoded by the exons TGTTCTGATGGTGTTCATCAGGCAGGGACATTTTCCATCGCTAGTGATGATGTGATGAAGAGCAGGCCCATCAAGAAGGCCAAGCGTCGTGCTGCTGGTTCAGAG GGGCAGAGTGGAGGAGCAGTCAAAGTGTTTAAAGGGTTCTCCCTGGCCCCTACATCGGGAACCGGGCCAGCCGCTGAGGGGATCACAGCCTTCTCCGGGTTCGGGAATGGGGTAGGGTTTAAACCCCTGTCTGGGCTGTCCAATGGGAACAGTGGCAAACCTGTCACTCCAGCCCTCACCGGGTTCACCTCGCCTACTGCCACCAAGACCACCACACCAG gtTCATTAACATTCAGCGGCCCCTCCTCCAGTGCTGTCATCACAGGGCAGCAGTCTAATGGGTCCTCCCCCGCGGTTTCCAGTCGgtctctcagctcctctctctcctctaacagcgGTAACAACCAGGAATACAGTAGGCAGCTCACAGCTCTCAACTGCTCTGTCAGGGACTGGATCACCAAGCACGTCAACGGAAACCCTCTCTGTGACCTAAACCCCATCTTCAGGGACTATGAAAAGCACCTGGCCAGCATCGATAAGAAGTACGGAGGGAGTGGAGGGACTGGAGCTGTGACTGGAGTTGCTGTGGTGGCGGACGGAGGCTCAGAGAGCAGTAGCAGAGCAGAGGAACCAGAGGAGAAGCGGGCAGTcagtacaccaccaccaccctcctctaGCGCCGCCGGCTCGACCGCCACGGTGCCGGTGTTCTCCTTCAGTAAGGACAAGGACGGCAGCGCTACGGCCCCGGGGGACAGCTCAGCCGCTCCGATCCCCGCTGGCATCAGCTTTAGCTTGGGCCAGAAGGGGAACAGCTCAGTATTGGGGTCTCTGAGCACCGGAGGAGCTCctagtgtctcctcctcctccctgtttgGAGGCGCTGCTCCTCCTGCCTTCTCCTTCAGTGGGGCCAAAGCGGAGGCTGCCCCCACCCAGACCACAG ATGGAAACGGGGAGGAGTCGGATGAACCTCCCAAAGTGGAAGTCCAGGAGATTAAGGAGACTGACGCGTTCTACTCCAAAAA GTGTAAACTGTTCTATAAGAAAGAGACTGAGTTCAAGGAGAAGGGAGTTGGAACGCTGCATCTGAAAACCACCTCAGACGGAAAGACACAGCTGCTAGTCCGCGCTGACACCAACCTGG AGACCGCTGACACCAACCTGGGTATGTTATTAAACCTTATCCAGAGACCGCTGACACCAACCTGGGTATGTTATTTAACCTTATCTAGAGACCGCTGA
- the nup50 gene encoding nuclear pore complex protein Nup50 isoform X1 yields the protein MAKRIADKELTDRNWDQEDEGEECSDGVHQAGTFSIASDDVMKSRPIKKAKRRAAGSEGQSGGAVKVFKGFSLAPTSGTGPAAEGITAFSGFGNGVGFKPLSGLSNGNSGKPVTPALTGFTSPTATKTTTPGSLTFSGPSSSAVITGQQSNGSSPAVSSRSLSSSLSSNSGNNQEYSRQLTALNCSVRDWITKHVNGNPLCDLNPIFRDYEKHLASIDKKYGGSGGTGAVTGVAVVADGGSESSSRAEEPEEKRAVSTPPPPSSSAAGSTATVPVFSFSKDKDGSATAPGDSSAAPIPAGISFSLGQKGNSSVLGSLSTGGAPSVSSSSLFGGAAPPAFSFSGAKAEAAPTQTTDGNGEESDEPPKVEVQEIKETDAFYSKKCKLFYKKETEFKEKGVGTLHLKTTSDGKTQLLVRADTNLGNILLNILVQPSSITPPSPPGNILLNILVQPSILCSRMGKNNVMVMCVPNPVVDHNNPTNPVAMLIRVKTAEDADELHNILEEKKA from the exons TGTTCTGATGGTGTTCATCAGGCAGGGACATTTTCCATCGCTAGTGATGATGTGATGAAGAGCAGGCCCATCAAGAAGGCCAAGCGTCGTGCTGCTGGTTCAGAG GGGCAGAGTGGAGGAGCAGTCAAAGTGTTTAAAGGGTTCTCCCTGGCCCCTACATCGGGAACCGGGCCAGCCGCTGAGGGGATCACAGCCTTCTCCGGGTTCGGGAATGGGGTAGGGTTTAAACCCCTGTCTGGGCTGTCCAATGGGAACAGTGGCAAACCTGTCACTCCAGCCCTCACCGGGTTCACCTCGCCTACTGCCACCAAGACCACCACACCAG gtTCATTAACATTCAGCGGCCCCTCCTCCAGTGCTGTCATCACAGGGCAGCAGTCTAATGGGTCCTCCCCCGCGGTTTCCAGTCGgtctctcagctcctctctctcctctaacagcgGTAACAACCAGGAATACAGTAGGCAGCTCACAGCTCTCAACTGCTCTGTCAGGGACTGGATCACCAAGCACGTCAACGGAAACCCTCTCTGTGACCTAAACCCCATCTTCAGGGACTATGAAAAGCACCTGGCCAGCATCGATAAGAAGTACGGAGGGAGTGGAGGGACTGGAGCTGTGACTGGAGTTGCTGTGGTGGCGGACGGAGGCTCAGAGAGCAGTAGCAGAGCAGAGGAACCAGAGGAGAAGCGGGCAGTcagtacaccaccaccaccctcctctaGCGCCGCCGGCTCGACCGCCACGGTGCCGGTGTTCTCCTTCAGTAAGGACAAGGACGGCAGCGCTACGGCCCCGGGGGACAGCTCAGCCGCTCCGATCCCCGCTGGCATCAGCTTTAGCTTGGGCCAGAAGGGGAACAGCTCAGTATTGGGGTCTCTGAGCACCGGAGGAGCTCctagtgtctcctcctcctccctgtttgGAGGCGCTGCTCCTCCTGCCTTCTCCTTCAGTGGGGCCAAAGCGGAGGCTGCCCCCACCCAGACCACAG ATGGAAACGGGGAGGAGTCGGATGAACCTCCCAAAGTGGAAGTCCAGGAGATTAAGGAGACTGACGCGTTCTACTCCAAAAA GTGTAAACTGTTCTATAAGAAAGAGACTGAGTTCAAGGAGAAGGGAGTTGGAACGCTGCATCTGAAAACCACCTCAGACGGAAAGACACAGCTGCTAGTCCGCGCTGACACCAACCTGGGT AACATCCTGTTGAACATCCTGGTCCAGCCCTCATCAATaacacccccctctcctccaggtaACATCCTGTTGAACATCCTGGTCCAGCCCTCCATACTCTGTTCCAGGATGGGAAAGAACAACGTGATGGTGATGTGTGTTCCTAACCCTGTCGTGGACCACAACAACCCTACCAACCCTGTCGCCATGCTCATCAGGGTCAAAACAGCAGAGGACGCTGATGAACTGCACAACATACTGGAGGAGAAGAAAGCTTAG